The Solanum dulcamara chromosome 6, daSolDulc1.2, whole genome shotgun sequence genome contains the following window.
CCattcaaaaatatcttaattatgctccATAACTATAGTTTGCTAATAACAATTCGTAGCTACAGTTATAAcaacttttgtataattcgtgcaATATTTATATACGTTTATATAATTCGTTATATAATTCACATTCTTTGTATaacatttgtatatttcactatataaTTCAtgcacaacatttgtataattcgctatacaataaTAATGTTtgtacaaaactcaaactgtaattacagttAGATGTTTACCGagagccataattaattcaaactataactATGTTAGCTAATTTTCCCATAAATATACTGGGTTGGATCCAATTtggacaaaataattattttaatgagTCCAATTTGTTTATATTTCCTAAAAAATTGACATGTATTGTGTCTTTTCGTGAGCTTTTGATATGTTTTTCTAAAACAAAGTCTTAAAGATGTCATTgcacttctttttattttacaacaacaacaaacccagtataatcccacaatgtgggatCTGgggggtagagtgtacgcagacctaacccccaccttgaaaggtaggacgactgttttcgaaagactctcggtcttctttttattttattttatttatttaagtgtCATTAAGATGTCATTAAATAATATAATCACACAATCAAGGGAACAACCTTCAATTGAGAACTTCAAGTGTAACATTAAATCACATGATCAAGAGAATAACCCCTTCAATTTGATCTCCTTTTCAATTAAAGTGTagttataaaaacaaaaataaaataaaaaaaacctatgttaaattaatttgatttaatttatacatttaataaattaacataattaatttagttatttttaatgaaaaatcaaacaATCTATTAAACCTCTGCcaacaataatgataatgaaaacccataaaacaaTCACTATTAATAAGAGATGATAATGGATATGAACATgacttttccttttttggtaAACAAAAAGTTTTGGACCATTTCCCCATTTGTGGAGGTCATCAATGTGCAGGGCTATGCTAACCAAAATAGTAAGTTCAGacttgaaataatatatttaaaaatataaattataaaaaaattaaaaaaatacttacaaattacattataacaatatcataaagTATAACTTATGTATAAAGTTGTATAATATAGTATCGTTTTGACTTGATttcgattttttttaattaagatcatatttattatttttggatttttttctcTATATCGAACCAAATcattagtcttttttttttctcctcaaATTGATTTCTCTTATCGATTTGGTGCAATTTGTGAATTTCCTTTGAACACCCCTAACACTTAGCAATTCTGAATTAGAGCTAGTAATTAAATATGAAATGCAAATAAGACAAAAAAAGTAACAGGATGGAGAAATTTCTAGTTGTCTAAACACTAATGAAAGGAAGAACTAATAGAATTTTCTATGATTACTTATCCTTTGAATTGAAAAATACGATTCTATAAAAatctcatttcttttatttagagGAAATTTTTCAAACAATcgtaaatattttgattatgcTTTTTAGGTATAGTTTGCATATTTATGAGATATAGTTATAACTTAAGTTgatttatttgtataattcgtctgtttgtataatttgcaggtttgtataatttgcgaGTGAATTTATATTCAAaggatgaaagttgccgagatgagaatgttggatgtatgggcataccaggagtgacaggattagaaattaggctattcgagacaaggtaggagtgaccttgGTAGAAGATAAGATGCGGGAagtgcgactgagatggtttgggcatgtgaagaggagagacacagatgccctagtgcggaggtgtgagaggttggccatgaatggtttcagaagaggtagaggtagaccgaagaaatatagaggagaggtgattagacatgacatggcgtagttacagcttaccgaggacatgaccttagataggagggtgtggaggacccatattagggtagaaggctagtacaaaATCTCGTTATTCTACCTTATTAGTAGGAGCATTAGTgtactataatttcttgtgctatGATTTCCGTTATTACGTATTATTCTCTGTACTTtcattactctattttatctatgtCAGTTACGTTATTTGCATttctcatatcgctttgaacctCTTAAACTTCTTAACCGTATCTGacatctttttatgcttctattgagccgagggtctctcggaaacaaccgtcctaccttggtaggagtcaggtctacGTACATTTTACCCTCTCCAAACCCACGGtgtgggattccactgggttgttgttgttgttgtatttttgtataaactagaaataattttttttatacaaacACAAACATATGAACTTTAAtcagttatacaaattatattatacaaaattacattatacaaaagttatacaaattatattatacaaattttgaattatataaACATGTAAATTATACAAATTCGAATAGTAATAAATGCTAAATGTTAGTGGAGAATTGTAAATTAACTAATTTTAGCtatgttaactaattaactaatatatgttTGATTATTTGCTTAATTTTCCTACTTTAtctctttttaaaaaagtataaCTAAAATAGCATTAATAATgaccacaaaattaaaaatcgAATCTCCTACTTTCTAGTTATCATTTTTGATGCATTGAAAGAGAAAACAGACCTTGCTTTTGTTTGTATTGTTTTTCTCCCTTTCTCATAAATAGGCACTTCCCAAGTTTGAAGAAACAcaacctcttttttttttttttttatgaactcAGGACTTGTTATCACTAGCTTAAGGTAAAGTAACGTATCATACTTTATATTCTAATGTTATTATAAATCCTACTaacaacacacaaaaaaaatattttaatagtaCATCCAAAACATGTcatagtattttttaaattgtcaTTTACTTAGTTCCCCTAAAGGGTTAtgttctttatatatatttgttcactattccattttccattttaattttattttaattcataACTTGTTATTAGGTGTTGAAGAACTTTGCGGAGAAACTGCTAGGATTTCTGAGTTCTCTAATCAAAATTGTTATCAGACCATCGGCTAACAGTGAGGTAAGAAATCTCGAGACTCGTCTTAAAATGTtacattataatttatattctCTTTGTTTCAATTGGTTTGTCTGATTTTAATCTTGACACGAAGTTTAAGGGCATTTGAATCTTAtgctattaaattaaagataagAAATGTAACCAAAAGTACTTATGGTCTTAAACAAGTtatttgaaaaattgaaattaaagagttaGCATAAACATAACCTTTTAAAACGGATAAAAAATGAAAGTAAGAAAAATCAATTGAAATGAAGAGAGTATTAAACATCAAAAACTACAAGGTTACATGGTTTTCTTGAAGAAGTAATTTCACTTTCTCTGATTCTTGCAAAAATTTCAAGGGCTTTGatctttttgttgttttttatttttatttttttgtagtgCTTATTTCCCATTTTATACTATCTCACCAGCAGACCTTCTCTATGTTTTCTTCAAATTACATCAATAGAACACCTTTATGATAACTTTTCTCAAACCAACTATTTTTCATTGCTTCCCAAACATGTTCAATCCCATAACATTGTAATCAGCATGCAGAGTTAGAATTCTTATATCGTCACTCAAAtataattatctcaaaaagtcACTTTCTTTATTGAACAAAATTGAAATAAGGAGGTATGTGACTTTctgaaataataattattagttgaGTTGCTGTCCAAAGTAACATACATAGTTCCAGTGTCAGTCTTGCTAAAAATTTGGTCCAGAAACCTTCTAATATTTCACCCAAGTGTCGATAAAAAAGAGAAAGGTGATGAAACATATGTTCATGGATACAGTGGTCTAAGTGACATATCATGTATCATACTATTGGGAagtataatcttatcattcCATATGACTTGCTAAGAGCTTCAAAATAGCTTCTTTAGATTTCCAATTTTGTAGAACTCATATACTCAAGAAAAATGACCTCCTTAGACTTGCAAATTTCCAATAAACTGATAGTATGACAGAATCTGGAAgaaattaattaagataaaattttgAGTCGTGGGTTCTGGACCATTTTACATGTAACAACTTATTTTCTGAGTCCTTTAGTATCTATGAGGGCTCATTACATtttcaattttgataaatttgcaGCAGAGAGATGGGAGACGCAATCACGAATGCTGTAGCTGCGGTCATCGTAAATGACTTGGCAAAACAAGTGAATATGCATGCTCAGTATGCAATTCAATTTGAAAGTCAGTTTGAGGTGATGAAGAGAGAGCTGAATCTCATGCGTTCGTATCTCACTGAAGCAAACAGGCTGAAAGGAAACAATAAGTCTGTCAAGACAACCTTATCTGAACTTCAAGAACTAATTTATGAAGCAGATAACGTGGTCACAGATTGCCAAATCCGCGAAGACTATCTAAGGATGAAAGAGAATTCTTCTTGCTTGCTTCCGTCTCCGAGGGAGATTTCTTTCAGATATCTCACTGGAAAGAAACTGACAGGACTCAACAAGGAGATAGTGAAAATGCATCAGAAGCTGAGGACCTTTGTTGGTCCAATAACTGAACAATCAAGAAGCAATGAAAGAATTAGCAGACAGATGAGATGGACCTCACACATTTTTGAACAATCTGAAATTGTGGGATTATCAGAAGatacaagaaaaatcaaagaatgGATCCTTTCTCACAGTGAGTCACTTCATCGCGTTGGCATTGTTGGTATGGGCGGTTTGGGTAAAACCACAATCGCACAAAAGGTCTACCATGACAGACAAGTGAATGTGAGATTTCAAAAGAAAGTTTGGGTTTCTGTATCTCAAACTTATGATGAGCTTGCCATCATGAAGGGTATTTTGAGACAGCTGAATGTAGAGGATAGTGGAACTGACAAAGGAGACTTGCTTAACAGAATTCTTGAAGCACTTTCACATAAGTCATACTTGATTGTCATGGATGATGTATGGAGCATTGATGATGGATGGTGGGATAGAATCTCAAGGGGATTACCCAAGTTTGTAGAGCACAATAGTTGTATTATAATCACATCAAGAAATGAGGATGTTGTTAAGAGGATGGGAGTCGCAGAATCAAGAATTCATCGACCAAGATTGCTCGATGATGAAGAGAGTTGGTCATTGTTCTGTAAATTTGCATTTTTGTCAACTAAAGGGAAGTGCAATACTCAATTGGAAGAAGTAGGAAGAGAGATCGTGCACAAATGTCATGGTCTTCCTCTAGCCATCAAGACCACAGGTGGGATGTTATCATCAAAACCACATTCACTAGGGGAGTGGACACGGATATGTGAAAACTTTCGAGAGAAATTGGTATCAGATAGTGAAAGCAATATCTCTGTAATGGCTTCTTTGCAACTAAGCTATGATGAGCTTCCTGCTCATCTAAAGCAGTGTATATTATGCTTCTCAATCTATCCAGATGACCATGAAATTGAGGCGGAACAATTGGTTAGTTGGTGGGTAGGGGAAGGATTAGTCCGTGGCAATGGCACAGAAACTGCAACAGATGTAGCTTTTAATTATTTGTCTGAACTCGTAAGTAGGTGCTTGGTTGAAGCTGTCCAAAGAAGAAACTTCGATGGCAGAGTTTATAGTTGCAAGATGCATGATATGGTTAGGGACATGACAATTCTCGTTGCAGAAGACGAGAAATTTTGTAGCTTCAATAGAGGCAGGCACATAGCCACAGTTAACTCTAGGCATTTGGGGGTCACAAGGGAAACAACTTTCCAGTCCTTAGCTGGGAACTCAAAGCTAAGAGCACTTCTTCTCACAACAACAAATTACATCGGCTTCAACAGGAAAATTGCTCTGGCTGAAATAAAGGCTCTCAGGGTCTTGGACTTGTCATGTGTCAAGCTAGAGAATATATGTGTACCCGATCTATGGCAATGGATCACATCACTCAAGCGACTAGCTTATTTAAATCTGAGAGATGTTGCAAATTTGGACGAGATTCCAGACTCCGTAAGGAAGTTATGGGGCCTCCAAATACTGGTCCTTAGAGAATGCAAGAAACTGAAAAAGCTACCAATATCAATCACAACACTTCCAAGATTGTCAATTCTTGATGTTGGAAGCTGTCCATCTTTTTCATTCTTACCAAAAGGTCTCTCTAGGCTTTCCAATCTTGAAGAGCTGTATGGATTCAAGATACCGAGTCCCGCAACACCAGAAGCTTGTCGCCTGAGTGAGGTCATGGCTCTGACTCAACTTCGAGTACTGCACTTAGACATAACAGATGAAAGCATGATAGATGACAAGGAATCGGCTGCATTGAAACAACTTCAACTACTAAGGGTGTTATCGATCAATGCTGGGGACTGTGAAAACAAGGACATCATAAGGAAGCTGGATAACTTGTCACCACCAACGCGCGTTGAAGAATTATATGTAAGGCATTTCCTTGGAGAAACCACACCAGCATGGATAAACCCCATTTCACTTCCCCAACTGCAGTACCTTTGCATCGAAGATTCAAGAGTGCTTAACCGTATGAGTGAAAATTTCTGGGGAGATAATGAGGATAACTGGAATGTTGAAGGACTGTGCTTGAAATTCTTGCCAAGGCTGGAGGAAACATGGAAAACATTCCAAAGTGCAATGACATCCCTCAAATACTTAGAAGTCAGCCACTGCAATTCGCTGAAAAATTTTCCATGTAACGTCGAGGGTTTAGGATATTGGACAAAGccagaggaagaggaggaaaaCAAGGAAGATCAAGACGTGATTTCGTGCCACGAAGGAGGCAATGAAGGAGAATATGATGACATGCACTGAAACTATAGGATTCCCTATCTTCAATTTCAGTATACAgttatgcattttttttttcttttgttggtTTGGAAAACCGGTACCACATTATGTGTTAGCTCACCGATGACTTATTTTTGCTATTATGTATGCTTGTTTTACAAAATATCAGTCACATGTTTGTTGAGTCTTTATTCGTCGAATACAATTTCCATGTAATTTTGTATTGTTTGCTGTTGTATGTGACTTTGAATGATGGAGCTTATGAAACCTCTTTCTATGGCTTCAGACTTTGTTATAGAAAGTATTGTGGCCTTAATATCATCTATTGGAATTTTGCAAAGAACAAATTCAAATTGATATAGAGTTGTATTGCTCGGATTTTCGAAAATGTCAATGGGTGTATGTCTGATCCTTCAAAAGTAGTGTCTTTCTAGATTATCTAACACGGGTGCAccaacatttttggagagtccaaGCAGCATAGTTATAGAGTAACGATAGAACTAGCAAGCTAGAAATTAGCAAATATGTAAAATGGTGTGTATCAACTCTGCTTGCACATTTCCATCCAATAACAATTTTGGAGCTACAAAACTAAACTAAGAAGATCTAGTTTAAAATGAATAGAGCAAACTATGGTGAAGTAAAAGATACATGTAACAGAAATGCTAATACTTTACTtgcaaaaaataagaaaactttATTATCTGAATGAAATGGATAGCTCCTCCAACTCAAAAGGCCGAGATATTCCATGGATGACGAACGTCTTGGATACAAAAATATCCGGTGCTGTGATCTCCACATCATCAATGATCAAAATGCGCGAAAAATTGCTCTTAGAAATGGTAACATTTAGACCTGGAGCCAGTGTCTTGAGGGATGATATGTCAGGCAAGAAAGCCAATTCCATGAAAGTGTACCTCTGTGGCATTAAATGAAGCCTTACGATTCTTTCAAGCAAAGGTGAAGGAGATGATAAGAATCCCAAATTTGGAGGAGCAAAGATTGTTACAAAGCTCAAATTTGCAGAATCTTGAAGAACCCCATCAAGAACAGAATGCAATTCAATTGCAAACGAAGCATATCCATTGGAGCTCAGCAATTTGAGGATTCTTGGCCAATTGACCAAGTTCTTGGTATCAGTAGAACTTCCGTTTAATGTTTCTTCACAAATTGGTGATCGAATAACGTCTATGTGTTCGTCCATTCCATGAAAATCTAACACAGAGAAGGCCCTAGTAACTCCATGAATTGAGAGATTTCCTTCAAGAAACACATCAGGATGAGAAACAGAGACATTGTTGATCTCGATGGTGCTCTGTTTTTCATCAAATCTGGTGATGGCAATTTTTTTCTCAGACAAAAGGGTCTTCAAGCAACAACCTTGTGACTTATTCAACAATTCTTGAAATGGGATTTTAGAAGGAGAAGTGTGGTACTGAAGGAGCTGCTTCATTGCCCAAGAAGGGACAGAGAGCTTGGACATGGCAGAATCTTGAATGGCGAAAATGGTGGATTGAGGGGTTGAGAGGAAAATTTCAGGAGAGATTTGAAGGAGAGTAGCTAAGATATTGAATCCTTGATTTCGAAGTGCTTTAGAAGCGTTCATTGCGAGGGCGTGTCTGTTGAATTGTTGAGATGAATTTGAGTAATTGTTGGTTGATTTTGAATGCATGCTGGAGGTGATTGCTGTGTAAGCAAGAATTATGGAGAGGAGTACGAAGAACAGAGCATGGCAACCAGAACTAGCCATACTTGCACTtgattctcttcttcttcttcttttgttctTTGTGCTCTGTGATTCTGTGTTTCACGAAGACGAAGAAGAAAAGTTCTTTCAAGCAGAAAAGAGACCTTtgtgtatttttcttttatggttaaattttagtattttattgATCAAGTAATGAGTATAAACATCACCTTACACCATCTCGtcatttataaataaatacCTATGACGGACCCACATGCAAGGAAGTAGGAAGTCGTCAGAAATTTAGattgtataaataaaataacaacaataacatattcagtgTATTCGTGCAGAGTGACATTTGAGTGATATTTGAGAAGGGtagagtatacgcagaccttacttaTACCTAGAGAATTTAAAGAAATTGTTTGATAAACTCTTAACTCAAGACAAAAACAGACTAAAAAGACGTAATGGAAGTCCAGGGACAATAGGTAGTAAGCAAAATAACAGATAGAAGCAGAAAAATACTACAACTAAATAATACTACCATCAAACTATACGAAACAATAGATATCAACCAAATCGAAGAACAAGAAACTACAAGCATAACACTTGACTACTAATAAGGGCACCTAAACAATGCAATCCTACCTACTAGCATTAACACACTCCTACCTACTAACCTTTTACCTATTTTGCGTTTTCCACACTTTCTTATCTAATGTCATGTCTTCGGTAAGTCACAATTGTATCATGTCCTAACTAATCACATCTCCCAAATACTTTTTCTATTTGTCTCTACTTCTTCTGAAATCATGCATAGCCAATGTTACACCTCAAAATTTCTACGCTAAGATTCAGATCATTCTTCGTATGCATATGGGCTTAAACTCGAAGACTTCAAATTGTAAATATGATCTAGGATCAATTCATAAGTATtcaaagtgtattagatgtgatttagggtcataagggatccctaaaaccaagccaagtccaaagtatttctatcggctaagttttcgaatgagttcgtataagggtcaacttaaaacgaccatatctcctaggatataacgAATTAGATGGCCCAtaaactataaaattaaaggtttttgagtattctttccaactccatcaagattgaattttttggagtttgaagcAGAAAATTATGATCGTTTGACTGAAGTATATTTAGACAGGACAATTCGGCGAACTCACCTGCCAATTTGACAACTAGCCGAATGGTTCAGCGACAAGTGGATTTAGCTCGCCGAATGGATCCGAAGCCCACCATAAACTGTTATTTTAGGCAAGCTCAAACAACCTTTGGCGACTCGCCGAATGGTTCTGCGAGGAGACCTCCAACTTGCTAAAATTGCCGGCGGGATTCATTAGAAAGtgatttttctcaatctttcaaCCAAATAATATTCTTATACGTAGAGATactctcaaaatctcaaattctccTTCTACCAAAGATCAAGATCTTCAAGAAAGGGATTTCTCCAATATTGGGAGATCTAAAGATTCCAAGTTCAAGATCTCCTTCACAAATCCATAGATTGGTTTCTCAACTCCAAGCTACAAGGTTCCAAACCTaacacttttatccaataaCTCCTAAGATTCAGGTATGTAAGATTGCTCATAACATGGATTAAATTCACCTATAtgcctacatcttctttgagttgtgaattgagttttcttgatagatctatgtcctaatgagtttttacatctactaacttgattttgttatgttgatgttgatgagttgagaaattgataaatttttcatttcttcatccctATGAACCCGAGTTAAttcttatattattatattcttaTACTATGGTTAGGTCTAAGTGTTGATtggtatgagttgttatacatattttggtataagtttaaatattttgagtctccttaattgttgatttggagtcttgatgaATCATGATTTAGCCACAAAGATTGGTTGAATGAATGGAGAAATAATTGGATAAGattaaatgttgtcataaatgcatatctaaactactcttgaaaatGTGATGGAactgattggatagtatgatcgatcgagagatttgattgtgatagaattgatgaattgataagggTCTAAGTGAGACTTCTCGAAACGACTAAATTGAACTGATTGGATAgatttttatgagcattgagtcttcggaggagtatcgagcaccgaattgggtaagagtaagtaataattcGAACCttataactacgtcgccaaacgtaggaggagattgaaccattaaagtcggatatttcccaaattactatcctgacatgataggattTGATTGGTTgcggatccatgattgttgattcattcctaccctggcaaggtatgaacggacgtggcaacaacgtcggctgttgtactatcactagctcataagtgatagttgtcggataagagaaactctcatataggtcttgctAGTACTCTAAGTTGGATTTAGAatggatttgattgaattgtatatgattggtcctgtctaaatcatattcttgtttagacttaggacatcttaaTTGAATTGTTCCATCTTCTGAGTTgggattctgagttgatttgattctaccctgatgcatgtttcattctgccattgtacatactcgtacattccacgtactgacgtccatttaggcctgcatcgtttcatgatgcagagacatgtactagagatcatcaacaggcgcaccattgaggatctattcgcttccagctagttggtgagtcctccttgtttTCGGAGGTTACCATagttatcttttcagctttgtgttagctttcctttatttgatttatggtagccatgaacctgtcattaaCACCTCTTAAATTATTggtagaggcttcatggactagagtgttgatgatgttgatttgttttgttttaactagtttcattcttactagttgttgattggatagatggttggccttatttatgaataatattcttgtgagttgagtcttccgctaatagaatgagattgaatgaatgtgtgataaGACAAATGGTACGCTTGGGGATCAACAATAGTCTTCGAGTGCcgatcacgtctagggtaccttcTCGAGGCATAACAGTCAACCTCTCTCACCTACGCACtaacactttgtttggatggttgttacatattgtttcataatgtatctTATTGTATTGCATTGTGTTATATTGTATCGTActgtatttattttaatgaatatagTGTTTGAAAAGATTGTATCGTACTCCGTCGATATATAATGTCACGTGTTtatgatttgaatgataaattttcaaaaaaaataggaTACGAGATAGAGTTTCTATGAAAAGGTAAtgtaaaagatgaaatataattattaaataaaaaataaagtcaaaatgagaagaaaatattaaggtaatGACGCTATCACATCAAATCGATTGTTACATAAAATAGATCTTTTCGTCGTTACTGAGAAGTTCTAAGTAATCTTATGGAAGAGAGAATCTATATATATGGGTGTGTTTGGGTATTGAGAAATTTCACTTTTCCCATATTAGGTTGgtaaaacaaattgaaaaaatattatttttaggaaAACAAGTTACTTAGAAATGAGTATAATGATTTCGCTagtgaaaataaagaaaatcattttcacAAATAACATTCCACATTGATTATGTCTTCTTCACCTTTAAAGCTACTTCGTCTTTATGTCACTCATGTATTCCCCAACCTTACTCCCTTACCGCCGACACTACCCTATCtccaataataattttttagaatatataaataattttacgATGATATTTTTTAGTAGATCgaacaccaaaaaaaaataaaaatcaatatcattATTGTCCGTTTTCCTCCCTAAACTTATTCCGGTTAGCTTTCACTAATTAGTATGACCTCATAAATAGCATAACAAAAAATTTCATTACATGTACACGTTACAAAAGTTAAGTCcccaaaataaatgttttaatgagattTTCTGACCAAGGTCGGTGTGCAACGGCAGCAATAAATAGATACATGGCCTGCCTTTAAGagtaatattataataatacgCGTACATGGCTCCATTTTACTCATTTCCTTTTTCCCTCACTAGGTCGGCCCCTACTTTTACCtaaattttaatgatttaatttttctaaaagaaatttattttacCTCCACTTTGTCATCTTGATATTTTAACTTAGAATTTTCCCATATAAACCACtctgagaaaaataaaagaaagagacGAATTTTTCTTTAAAGGAAAACATTGGACAGTACATAGCAGGTTCACTTAAATTAAGGCGCAGTCCACGGGAATACACTATATACAGTCAAGTACAATACTCCGTCCAATTTATCAGAATGATGATGCTCTGTTAGTAGTAATAAACTACTATTCAACTCTAATTCATACAGAAAGTGACAAATTTAGTTCCAAACATCCTGAATTGTATgtaatgaattaattaattacccaTGTTTGTGACACAAAAATTTCCTATCTATGAAGAATGAATATGATAAGTAACTCCTACTATTCACAAATTCTGTACTCCATCTGATCTCTTTCTAGTGACTCTAATATAGCAATAAACAGTAGCAAAAAGGGCAGTAACAAGTCCACCAATAATTACCCCTCCACCAGCAACGGATTTATCAGAATGATGATGCTCTGTTTCACTACTCTCTGGAGCTTCAACAATGGAAGAAGAAGGTCCTTTTCCAATTTCATTTTCACCTTCTATAGATGACTTTTCAGCTGGCGGATCTGCTATCAATAAGTCTCTTTGGACCATCATCTTTCTTGAATATGTTAGT
Protein-coding sequences here:
- the LOC129892231 gene encoding disease resistance RPP13-like protein 4 is translated as MGDAITNAVAAVIVNDLAKQVNMHAQYAIQFESQFEVMKRELNLMRSYLTEANRLKGNNKSVKTTLSELQELIYEADNVVTDCQIREDYLRMKENSSCLLPSPREISFRYLTGKKLTGLNKEIVKMHQKLRTFVGPITEQSRSNERISRQMRWTSHIFEQSEIVGLSEDTRKIKEWILSHSESLHRVGIVGMGGLGKTTIAQKVYHDRQVNVRFQKKVWVSVSQTYDELAIMKGILRQLNVEDSGTDKGDLLNRILEALSHKSYLIVMDDVWSIDDGWWDRISRGLPKFVEHNSCIIITSRNEDVVKRMGVAESRIHRPRLLDDEESWSLFCKFAFLSTKGKCNTQLEEVGREIVHKCHGLPLAIKTTGGMLSSKPHSLGEWTRICENFREKLVSDSESNISVMASLQLSYDELPAHLKQCILCFSIYPDDHEIEAEQLVSWWVGEGLVRGNGTETATDVAFNYLSELVSRCLVEAVQRRNFDGRVYSCKMHDMVRDMTILVAEDEKFCSFNRGRHIATVNSRHLGVTRETTFQSLAGNSKLRALLLTTTNYIGFNRKIALAEIKALRVLDLSCVKLENICVPDLWQWITSLKRLAYLNLRDVANLDEIPDSVRKLWGLQILVLRECKKLKKLPISITTLPRLSILDVGSCPSFSFLPKGLSRLSNLEELYGFKIPSPATPEACRLSEVMALTQLRVLHLDITDESMIDDKESAALKQLQLLRVLSINAGDCENKDIIRKLDNLSPPTRVEELYVRHFLGETTPAWINPISLPQLQYLCIEDSRVLNRMSENFWGDNEDNWNVEGLCLKFLPRLEETWKTFQSAMTSLKYLEVSHCNSLKNFPCNVEGLGYWTKPEEEEENKEDQDVISCHEGGNEGEYDDMH
- the LOC129892073 gene encoding uncharacterized protein LOC129892073 gives rise to the protein MGRFRFVFFYFMLLVILVIQAEAGKFPNTTSLTYSRKMMVQRDLLIADPPAEKSSIEGENEIGKGPSSSIVEAPESSETEHHHSDKSVAGGGVIIGGLVTALFATVYCYIRVTRKRSDGVQNL
- the LOC129892329 gene encoding fasciclin-like arabinogalactan protein 21 codes for the protein MASSGCHALFFVLLSIILAYTAITSSMHSKSTNNYSNSSQQFNRHALAMNASKALRNQGFNILATLLQISPEIFLSTPQSTIFAIQDSAMSKLSVPSWAMKQLLQYHTSPSKIPFQELLNKSQGCCLKTLLSEKKIAITRFDEKQSTIEINNVSVSHPDVFLEGNLSIHGVTRAFSVLDFHGMDEHIDVIRSPICEETLNGSSTDTKNLVNWPRILKLLSSNGYASFAIELHSVLDGVLQDSANLSFVTIFAPPNLGFLSSPSPLLERIVRLHLMPQRYTFMELAFLPDISSLKTLAPGLNVTISKSNFSRILIIDDVEITAPDIFVSKTFVIHGISRPFELEELSISFR